In the genome of Campylobacteraceae bacterium, one region contains:
- a CDS encoding ATP-binding cassette domain-containing protein, translating to MAFSLEGENLSYSNNLILKNINLKINKGEKLALLGKSGSGKSTLIKHLFEQQKNNVSYIPQDLSLINKLSVFHNIFMSKLDEHSSIYNLINLFFPFKKDVREIKVLLKELDLEDKIFESVSSLSGGEKQRVAILRAKFNAKEILLADEPVSSLDEYLAQKVLEDFLSTYDTVICTLHNVSYAIKYFDRVIGLKDGEIIINKACCELSNDDRNTLYYACE from the coding sequence ATGGCATTTTCTTTAGAAGGTGAAAATCTTTCGTATTCTAATAATCTTATTTTAAAAAATATTAATTTAAAAATTAATAAGGGAGAAAAACTTGCGCTTTTAGGTAAAAGTGGTTCAGGAAAATCTACGTTGATAAAACATCTTTTTGAACAACAAAAAAACAATGTGTCTTATATTCCGCAAGATTTATCTTTGATAAATAAACTAAGTGTTTTTCACAATATATTTATGTCAAAACTAGATGAACATTCAAGTATTTATAATTTAATAAATTTATTTTTTCCTTTTAAAAAAGACGTAAGAGAAATAAAAGTACTTTTAAAAGAGTTAGATTTAGAAGATAAGATTTTTGAAAGTGTTTCTTCTCTTTCAGGAGGAGAGAAACAAAGAGTTGCAATATTAAGAGCAAAATTTAATGCAAAAGAAATTTTATTGGCAGATGAACCGGTTTCTTCATTGGATGAATATTTGGCACAAAAAGTACTAGAAGATTTTCTTAGTACTTATGATACTGTTATTTGTACCCTTCATAATGTTTCTTATGCTATTAAATATTTTGATAGGGTAATTGGCTTAAAAGATGGAGAAATTATCATTAATAAAGCCTGCTGCGAATTAAGTAATGATGATAGGAATACCTTATATTATGCATGTGAGTAA
- a CDS encoding PAS domain S-box protein: protein MAKMNFYKKEETIGEKKETWKIIIADDEADVHTLTKTVLKNYIYKNKTLEFISTYSGAETIEKVRDNEDIVLILLDVIMESDDAGLQVVKKIRDEFDNHLIQIVLRTGQAADIPENEVVMNYAINDYKEKTELTSKKLITTVTTAIRSYENILDLEKTRNEIGMLNHDLKKLIGSFDKSVIASKVDLEGNITYVSKAFCKAFGYEEEELIGRTHEFLRHKDQDDDTLLSLKKSYLDNTPWIGELMYITKTGSVFWAQLNRFAEYDNNNEFLNFTNIFVNITHQKEVESLNYEVNGLLSTFDEHVIASKTDVDGKILYVSAAFCKMSEYTKDELLDRNHSIFKYKNVSNEFYEELLETIAKGEVWRGEIKDTTKGGKDYWLYVIITPEYNIKGEFLCYTAISQDITPQKHIEEANRKIEILNTEIEETQKEVVFRMGSIGESRSKETGMHVKRVAEYSKLLAKYIGMSESEQDILKLASPMHDIGKVAIPDAILNKPGKLTEEEFEVMKTHAQLGFEMLNTSDRRILKVAAIVAHEHQEKYDGTGYPQGLKADQIHIYGRITALADVFDALGSDRVYKKAWSDERIFEMLKNEKGGHFDPILVDVFFKHLPEFLDIRNRFKDELTGK, encoded by the coding sequence ATGGCAAAGATGAACTTTTATAAAAAAGAAGAAACTATAGGAGAAAAAAAAGAGACTTGGAAAATAATTATTGCTGATGATGAAGCAGATGTTCATACTCTAACTAAAACGGTTTTAAAAAACTACATATATAAAAACAAAACGCTTGAGTTTATTTCTACGTATTCTGGGGCTGAGACGATAGAAAAAGTAAGAGATAACGAAGATATTGTATTGATTTTATTAGATGTAATTATGGAAAGTGATGATGCGGGCCTTCAAGTAGTTAAAAAAATACGCGATGAGTTTGATAATCACCTCATTCAAATTGTATTACGAACCGGGCAAGCAGCAGATATCCCAGAAAATGAAGTGGTGATGAATTATGCGATTAATGATTATAAAGAAAAAACAGAATTGACTTCAAAAAAACTAATAACAACGGTAACCACTGCAATTAGATCGTATGAGAATATTTTAGACTTAGAAAAAACAAGAAATGAAATTGGAATGTTAAATCACGATTTAAAAAAATTAATAGGTTCTTTTGATAAATCTGTAATTGCTTCAAAAGTTGATTTAGAAGGTAATATTACTTATGTAAGTAAAGCTTTCTGTAAAGCTTTTGGTTATGAAGAAGAAGAATTAATAGGTAGAACACATGAGTTTTTAAGACACAAGGATCAAGATGACGATACTTTATTATCTCTAAAAAAGTCTTATCTTGATAATACACCTTGGATAGGTGAGCTAATGTATATAACAAAAACAGGAAGTGTTTTTTGGGCTCAATTAAATCGTTTTGCAGAATATGATAATAATAATGAGTTTTTGAACTTTACAAATATTTTTGTAAATATTACTCACCAAAAAGAAGTAGAGAGTTTAAATTATGAAGTAAATGGATTATTATCGACTTTTGATGAACATGTAATTGCTTCAAAAACAGATGTAGATGGAAAAATATTATATGTAAGTGCTGCATTTTGTAAAATGTCTGAGTATACGAAAGATGAATTATTAGACAGAAATCACAGTATATTTAAATACAAAAATGTGAGCAATGAGTTTTATGAAGAATTACTAGAAACCATAGCAAAAGGCGAGGTCTGGAGAGGCGAAATTAAAGATACAACTAAGGGTGGAAAAGACTATTGGTTGTACGTAATTATTACTCCAGAATACAATATTAAAGGTGAATTTTTATGTTACACTGCAATTTCTCAAGATATTACACCTCAAAAGCACATTGAAGAAGCCAATAGAAAAATCGAAATTTTAAATACGGAAATAGAAGAAACTCAAAAAGAAGTTGTTTTTAGAATGGGTTCAATTGGTGAATCGAGATCAAAAGAAACGGGGATGCATGTAAAAAGGGTGGCAGAATATTCAAAACTGCTTGCTAAATACATAGGTATGAGCGAAAGTGAACAAGACATATTAAAACTTGCAAGTCCTATGCATGATATTGGGAAAGTAGCAATTCCTGATGCTATTTTAAACAAACCAGGGAAGTTAACAGAAGAAGAATTTGAAGTAATGAAAACACATGCACAGTTGGGTTTTGAGATGTTAAATACTTCAGACAGGCGAATTTTAAAAGTTGCTGCTATTGTTGCCCATGAGCACCAAGAAAAATACGATGGTACAGGTTATCCTCAAGGCTTAAAAGCAGATCAAATACATATATATGGACGAATAACTGCTTTAGCAGATGTATTTGATGCTTTAGGATCAGATAGAGTGTATAAAAAAGCTTGGAGTGATGAAAGAATATTTGAAATGTTAAAAAATGAAAAAGGTGGACATTTTGATCCTATTTTAGTGGATGTATTTTTTAAACATTTACCAGAATTCTTAGATATTAGAAATCGATTTAAAGATGAATTAACTGGTAAATAA
- a CDS encoding transporter substrate-binding domain-containing protein, translated as MKKLLYIILLLSFFMSSTLSGKIIKIAIISDMSPYTFIDDKNNAAGIVIDYWKLWAKKTQTKIEFIPYTWEKSLDAIKNEDVDIHSALFKSKKRAADIHYLDPFLQVSTKLYVYNKKISEVKNFKMNNWLYAAISKDKADFSSFVLMGMRQITNADIKNIEKKWIKNKKLQEIKKKNNLDVLRKDEKKNIRNKWIENQINTAIDYRIIYQLLFVFLLILIISLYFIAKLRVANFAIKEQKENFETLFRDTSEGLLLYKHGKIIDCNSAALSLLKYTEKKSFLKKELQYHSPALQPNGENSSVKFMSLVKECFKNGHVSFEWVHLKSTGEHCWLDILLTKIMIDKEYVIHCVWRDIAEKKILETKVKRRTQELEDKNIELNNTNEDIKKMQLQLVDAEKMASLGSLVAGVSHEINTPIGIGLTSVSYFVEMSTSIKERYKNDLMTQEAFEDFLSTSEELSNLIYKNLKKAAVLIKSFKTVAVDQSSEEKRVFYFNEYIEEILNSIHPFTKKTNIVIEVNCDEKLKVNSYPGPFSQVITNLIMNSIIHGFDEKEKGLIIIDIKEKKEQIHILFKDNGKGIKKENLEKIFDPFFTTNRENGGSGLGLNITSNIITKTLNGSITCRSIENEGVVFEIFLNI; from the coding sequence TGTCTCCTTATACTTTTATTGATGATAAAAACAATGCTGCTGGGATAGTTATTGATTATTGGAAACTTTGGGCAAAAAAAACACAAACAAAGATTGAGTTTATTCCTTATACTTGGGAAAAAAGTCTTGATGCTATTAAAAATGAAGACGTTGATATTCATTCTGCTTTGTTTAAGAGTAAAAAAAGAGCTGCAGATATCCATTATTTAGACCCATTTTTACAAGTAAGTACTAAACTTTATGTTTATAATAAAAAAATAAGTGAAGTAAAAAATTTTAAAATGAATAATTGGCTTTATGCAGCAATTTCAAAGGACAAAGCGGATTTTTCTTCTTTTGTATTAATGGGTATGAGGCAAATAACGAATGCTGATATTAAAAATATAGAAAAAAAATGGATAAAAAACAAAAAACTTCAAGAAATCAAAAAAAAGAATAACCTTGATGTCTTACGTAAAGATGAAAAAAAAAATATAAGAAATAAATGGATTGAAAATCAAATAAATACAGCTATTGATTATAGAATAATATATCAATTGTTATTTGTTTTTTTACTTATATTAATAATAAGTTTGTATTTTATCGCAAAATTAAGAGTAGCAAATTTTGCAATTAAAGAACAAAAGGAAAATTTTGAAACTTTATTTAGAGATACTTCGGAAGGTTTACTTTTGTATAAGCATGGGAAAATTATTGATTGTAATTCGGCCGCTTTATCTTTATTAAAATACACAGAAAAAAAATCTTTTTTAAAAAAAGAACTTCAATACCATTCTCCTGCTTTGCAACCTAACGGTGAGAATTCAAGTGTAAAGTTTATGTCTTTAGTAAAAGAGTGTTTTAAAAATGGACATGTAAGTTTTGAGTGGGTTCATCTTAAATCCACGGGCGAGCATTGTTGGTTAGATATTCTTTTAACAAAGATTATGATTGATAAAGAATATGTAATTCACTGTGTATGGAGAGATATCGCTGAAAAGAAGATTTTAGAAACAAAAGTGAAACGAAGAACGCAGGAATTAGAAGATAAAAACATTGAACTTAATAATACCAATGAAGATATTAAAAAAATGCAATTACAATTAGTGGACGCGGAAAAAATGGCTTCTTTGGGTTCTTTGGTTGCAGGCGTATCACATGAAATAAATACACCTATTGGTATTGGTTTAACTTCTGTAAGTTATTTTGTTGAAATGAGTACTTCAATAAAAGAAAGATATAAAAATGACTTAATGACACAAGAAGCTTTTGAGGATTTTTTATCTACTTCAGAAGAGTTGTCAAATTTAATATATAAAAATTTGAAAAAAGCAGCTGTTTTGATTAAATCTTTTAAAACAGTTGCTGTTGATCAAAGCAGCGAAGAAAAAAGAGTGTTTTATTTTAACGAATATATAGAAGAAATACTTAACAGTATTCACCCCTTTACAAAAAAAACAAATATTGTTATTGAAGTAAATTGTGATGAAAAACTAAAAGTGAACTCTTATCCTGGTCCTTTCTCTCAAGTTATTACTAATTTAATTATGAATTCAATTATTCATGGTTTTGATGAAAAAGAAAAAGGTTTGATTATTATTGATATTAAAGAAAAAAAAGAACAAATACATATACTATTTAAAGACAATGGAAAAGGAATAAAAAAAGAGAACTTAGAAAAAATATTTGATCCTTTTTTTACTACAAACAGGGAAAATGGGGGAAGTGGTTTGGGCTTAAATATTACTTCTAATATTATTACTAAAACATTAAATGGATCAATTACCTGTAGAAGTATAGAAAATGAAGGTGTGGTTTTTGAGATTTTTCTAAATATTTAA
- a CDS encoding transporter substrate-binding domain-containing protein, whose amino-acid sequence MSNILKVAMILFLFVSLSFSETKLKITQKKNNILTKEERKYLKENPLLTIAVLENWKKVSFYNKENKLVGFNIDMLNQININLGINLIPKVFHSWSEAFLSVKNGNTDGIMSLSWSKERDNYFTYSLPYFFYPHDLIVRKNETSINSLKDLTYKLVGVNKNSITINALKRLAPLSQIYEGKTEVEILELISKNELDAGLFGEVRTEFLKKYKLKVSKKVFIKEGNLYIGSYKENKIASSIINKGLQSLSREQIQIFNDKWYKKEKSTSIFTKEELFYIKNASTIKVGIEDWKPFVFFEDKKIKGVVGEILIKAFEVSGLKYTVEVKPWNSLIQSFKNKELDLIPSAYYSKNREKFALFSESYLPINEFIYIKQNASRITGFKDLTNKKLAIVKGYSSIKELEKLYKNIIIVETANLEDSIIRLLKNEVDALFDSQMAVEYKLKELGILDFLAISQNDIKEHTLHYIFKKEDILLRNIIQKSLYSIPIYEKNAIILKWLESKKFKKEVSIAFSSDIEPYVLNKEYLKGIEYDLIKKILNKSNVTITKVRNFPLFNMNKVLAQNNDIDISVGVKDNKDNFFYSDDFISFQNVVVSRVDDNFYINKVKDLKNKSIIAFPKAYQYLGPWYEKEFNLSNRDLNYSEASKYENMVRDFLNKEVDLIILDKNIFSWYLKKLSNNSLDEYKFDYIFPEKNTYKIAFRSSKLRDVFNNNLEEIKDNGEYEDVFFDYVKSNIYGKVQISSLLASLVSKSIFNNNQSELEKIVNVFSSLDFIDKVEIFDNEKDNKIILSSSVEIFKKFFQQDSYYLKRGIPIKVGYLKIYFNEKELKKYSSLELIPKLSSFEKLDTFVFIKGIYKDYNYDNNKILFTLKEKRFIENNPIIYFSQINWQPFSFADEKNYTGLFADYLKIIEEKTKLTFHLKKVTNNKELSQNFNTQKIDLIPKLGNVESINISALKSEDLTHFNFAIVSNKNAPFSKDIEDISAKTLALPLNSPAYYYIKKHYPNTIIIETKSIKDALSLVSNGNAYAFISSSEVAIYFIQNFFPELKITGISEEKVAFNFLIQEDYSELLSIINKVIRSISRKEKLDIKNKWVNTDITTEVDKTIIYQILVAFAFVLLIILYFLQKLASAKKKIERTKIQLEEQKNFFEALFNGTTDGLTIIEDNKLINCNNALLKMYDIKDIKSLRSGKPGQLAPLLQPDGRKSKDLFEEKMQECLQTNFSVHERLAWTSQKKLFWIENTLIQIKLKDRSLIYSIIRDISSQKSLKEEVIQRVIDYERANEELEDSNEELQTMIQNLKNTQEKLIESEKMASLGGLVAGVAHEINTPVGISLTGISHFEEISKEINKQYKNEEMSQESFEEYLSTSSELSSLIHKNLLKAAALVRSFKQVAVDQSSEEKRTFNVSKYANEVLLSLHSVTKKTNIKIVVNSKDNIRINSYPGSFSQIITNLVMNSVIHAFTEGEKGKIIIDLEKKNDNLFITYQDNGKGIKKEHINKIFDPFFTTNRDKGGSGLGLNIIYNIITSRLNGKITCESIEKEGVLFLIILPL is encoded by the coding sequence ATGAGTAATATTCTTAAAGTAGCTATGATTTTATTTCTTTTTGTTAGTTTGTCTTTTTCTGAAACAAAATTGAAAATAACACAGAAGAAAAATAATATTTTAACAAAAGAAGAACGCAAGTATTTAAAAGAAAACCCACTCTTAACAATTGCTGTTTTAGAAAACTGGAAAAAAGTATCTTTTTATAATAAAGAAAATAAATTAGTTGGTTTTAATATTGATATGTTAAATCAAATTAATATAAATTTAGGCATTAATTTAATTCCAAAAGTTTTTCATTCTTGGAGTGAAGCTTTTTTAAGTGTTAAGAATGGAAATACGGATGGAATAATGTCTCTTTCTTGGTCAAAAGAAAGAGACAATTATTTCACTTATTCTTTGCCTTATTTTTTTTATCCACATGACCTTATTGTACGAAAAAATGAAACAAGTATTAATTCTTTGAAGGATTTAACCTACAAACTTGTAGGTGTAAATAAAAACAGTATTACAATTAATGCTTTAAAAAGACTGGCTCCTTTAAGTCAAATTTATGAAGGAAAAACAGAAGTCGAAATTTTAGAGCTTATTTCAAAAAATGAGCTTGATGCGGGTTTATTTGGAGAAGTTAGAACTGAATTTTTAAAGAAGTATAAGTTAAAAGTTTCAAAAAAAGTTTTTATAAAAGAAGGAAATCTATATATAGGAAGTTATAAAGAAAATAAAATTGCAAGTTCGATTATAAATAAGGGGCTTCAATCCCTTTCTAGAGAACAAATACAGATATTTAATGATAAATGGTATAAAAAAGAAAAAAGTACTTCTATTTTTACAAAAGAAGAATTGTTTTATATTAAAAATGCTTCTACTATCAAAGTAGGGATAGAAGATTGGAAACCTTTTGTTTTTTTTGAAGATAAAAAAATAAAAGGTGTGGTAGGTGAAATTTTAATTAAAGCATTTGAAGTTTCGGGTTTAAAATACACTGTAGAAGTAAAACCATGGAATAGTCTTATTCAAAGCTTTAAAAACAAAGAACTCGATTTGATTCCAAGCGCTTACTATTCAAAGAATAGAGAAAAATTTGCTTTGTTTTCAGAATCCTATTTGCCTATTAACGAATTTATTTATATAAAACAAAATGCCTCAAGAATAACGGGATTTAAAGATTTAACTAATAAAAAACTAGCGATAGTAAAGGGTTATTCTAGTATCAAAGAATTAGAAAAACTATACAAAAACATAATAATTGTTGAAACAGCTAATTTAGAAGATTCAATTATCAGGCTTTTAAAAAATGAAGTTGATGCCCTGTTTGATAGTCAAATGGCAGTAGAATATAAATTAAAGGAACTTGGAATATTAGATTTTCTTGCAATATCGCAAAATGATATAAAAGAACATACTTTACATTATATTTTTAAAAAAGAAGATATTTTATTAAGAAATATTATTCAAAAATCTTTATACTCTATCCCCATTTATGAAAAAAATGCAATTATTTTGAAATGGCTTGAATCAAAAAAATTTAAAAAAGAGGTAAGTATTGCTTTTTCTTCTGATATTGAACCTTATGTTTTAAACAAAGAGTACCTTAAAGGAATAGAATATGATTTGATTAAAAAGATTTTAAATAAATCAAATGTAACAATAACAAAAGTTAGAAATTTTCCTCTCTTTAATATGAACAAGGTACTTGCTCAGAACAATGATATTGATATTTCAGTGGGGGTAAAAGACAATAAAGACAATTTCTTTTATTCAGACGATTTTATATCATTTCAAAATGTTGTTGTTTCAAGAGTTGATGATAATTTTTACATTAATAAGGTTAAAGATTTAAAAAATAAAAGTATTATTGCTTTTCCAAAAGCATACCAATATTTAGGGCCTTGGTACGAAAAAGAATTTAACTTAAGCAACAGAGACCTCAATTATTCTGAAGCAAGTAAATATGAAAATATGGTAAGGGACTTTTTAAATAAAGAAGTAGATCTAATTATTTTGGACAAAAATATATTTTCATGGTATTTAAAAAAACTTTCAAACAATTCTTTAGATGAATATAAATTTGACTATATTTTTCCAGAAAAAAATACCTATAAAATAGCTTTTAGAAGTTCAAAATTACGAGATGTTTTTAATAATAATTTAGAAGAAATAAAAGATAATGGTGAGTATGAAGATGTTTTTTTTGATTATGTTAAAAGTAATATTTATGGAAAAGTTCAAATTAGTTCTTTGCTTGCTTCTTTGGTATCAAAAAGTATTTTTAATAATAACCAGAGTGAATTGGAAAAAATTGTTAATGTATTTTCTTCTCTTGATTTTATTGATAAAGTTGAAATATTTGATAATGAAAAAGATAATAAAATAATCCTTTCGTCTTCAGTAGAAATATTTAAAAAATTCTTTCAACAAGACAGTTATTATTTAAAACGTGGAATCCCCATTAAAGTAGGTTATCTTAAAATCTATTTTAATGAAAAAGAGTTGAAAAAATACTCTTCACTTGAATTAATTCCAAAGCTTTCTTCTTTTGAAAAATTAGATACTTTTGTATTTATTAAGGGTATTTATAAAGATTATAATTACGATAATAATAAAATATTATTTACATTAAAAGAAAAACGTTTTATTGAAAATAATCCTATTATATATTTTTCTCAAATAAACTGGCAACCCTTTTCTTTTGCAGATGAAAAAAATTATACGGGTTTATTTGCTGATTATCTAAAAATTATTGAAGAAAAAACAAAATTAACTTTTCATCTTAAAAAGGTCACGAACAATAAAGAATTATCACAAAACTTTAATACTCAAAAAATCGACTTAATTCCAAAACTTGGAAATGTTGAATCAATAAATATAAGTGCTTTAAAAAGTGAAGATTTGACCCATTTTAATTTTGCGATTGTAAGCAATAAAAATGCTCCTTTCTCTAAGGATATAGAAGATATTTCTGCTAAAACATTAGCACTTCCCTTAAACTCTCCTGCTTATTATTATATAAAAAAACATTATCCAAATACTATTATTATTGAAACTAAGAGCATCAAGGACGCTCTTTCTTTAGTTTCTAATGGAAATGCCTATGCTTTTATTTCGAGTTCAGAAGTTGCAATATATTTTATACAAAACTTTTTCCCGGAGCTTAAGATTACAGGAATAAGCGAAGAAAAGGTGGCTTTTAATTTTCTTATTCAAGAAGACTATTCTGAGTTGCTTAGTATTATTAATAAAGTTATACGAAGTATTTCAAGAAAAGAAAAACTAGATATAAAAAATAAATGGGTGAATACAGATATTACTACGGAAGTTGATAAAACAATAATTTATCAAATTCTTGTTGCTTTTGCTTTTGTTTTACTTATTATTTTGTATTTTTTACAAAAGTTAGCTTCTGCCAAGAAAAAAATTGAGCGAACTAAAATACAGTTAGAAGAACAAAAGAATTTTTTTGAGGCTTTATTTAATGGTACAACAGATGGACTTACTATTATTGAAGATAATAAGTTAATTAATTGTAATAATGCTTTATTAAAAATGTATGATATCAAAGATATTAAAAGTTTAAGAAGCGGAAAACCTGGACAATTGGCTCCTCTTTTACAACCAGATGGTAGAAAATCTAAAGATTTATTTGAAGAAAAAATGCAAGAATGCTTGCAAACAAATTTTTCTGTTCATGAACGTTTGGCTTGGACCAGTCAAAAAAAACTTTTTTGGATTGAAAATACGCTTATACAAATTAAGTTAAAAGATCGAAGTTTAATTTATTCTATAATAAGAGATATTTCAAGTCAAAAATCCTTAAAAGAAGAAGTCATACAAAGAGTAATTGATTACGAACGTGCGAATGAAGAGTTAGAAGATTCAAATGAAGAACTACAAACAATGATTCAAAATCTAAAAAATACTCAAGAGAAACTAATTGAATCAGAGAAAATGGCAAGTTTAGGTGGATTGGTTGCTGGGGTGGCACATGAAATTAATACACCAGTTGGTATTAGTTTAACGGGTATTTCTCATTTTGAAGAAATAAGCAAAGAAATTAATAAACAATATAAGAATGAAGAAATGAGTCAAGAGTCTTTTGAAGAATATTTATCTACTTCTTCTGAACTAAGTTCCTTAATTCATAAAAATTTACTAAAAGCTGCTGCTTTAGTACGCTCCTTTAAACAAGTGGCCGTTGATCAAAGCAGTGAAGAAAAAAGAACATTTAATGTTTCTAAATATGCGAATGAAGTTTTATTAAGTCTTCATTCTGTTACTAAAAAAACAAATATTAAGATTGTCGTTAATTCAAAAGACAATATAAGAATAAACTCTTATCCCGGTTCTTTTTCACAAATTATCACTAACTTAGTGATGAATTCAGTGATACATGCTTTTACAGAAGGAGAAAAAGGAAAAATTATCATTGATTTGGAGAAAAAAAATGACAATCTTTTCATTACTTATCAAGACAATGGTAAGGGAATAAAAAAAGAACATATAAATAAAATATTTGATCCTTTTTTTACTACAAATAGGGATAAAGGGGGAAGTGGTTTGGGATTAAATATTATTTATAATATTATAACTTCAAGGTTAAATGGTAAAATAACATGTGAAAGTATAGAAAAAGAAGGTGTATTATTTTTAATTATTTTACCTTTATAA
- a CDS encoding putative selenate ABC transporter substrate-binding protein gives MNRILIALVCATTLIFSNTFYFTAIPDQDESKLELRFSLLANYLSKALDLEVKFIPVKSYSASIAAFRNNQVQLAWFGGLSGVRARLLVPDSLVLAQGYEDPNFKTYFIANKNLKITKSSTLSSKIKNQSFTFGSKGSTSGRLMPEYFLREHFKKAPSSLFSKVGYSGSHTKTIALVQSGAYKIGAVNFKVWLRELELGNIDLSKVDVIWETPTYADYQFTARGDLDKTYGKGFTKKLAAVLINIKDKNILNAFPRKSFIKAQNSDFDAILEVGKKIGLID, from the coding sequence ATGAACAGAATACTAATAGCACTTGTATGTGCAACTACCCTTATATTTTCTAATACCTTTTATTTTACAGCTATTCCTGATCAAGATGAGAGTAAATTAGAACTTCGTTTTTCCTTATTAGCCAATTATTTAAGCAAAGCACTGGATTTAGAAGTTAAATTTATTCCTGTTAAATCTTACAGCGCAAGTATCGCAGCTTTTAGAAATAATCAAGTTCAACTTGCTTGGTTTGGAGGCTTATCCGGAGTACGTGCAAGATTACTTGTTCCTGATTCACTTGTATTAGCTCAAGGTTATGAAGATCCCAATTTTAAGACATATTTTATTGCCAACAAAAATCTGAAAATAACAAAATCTTCTACATTAAGTTCAAAAATTAAAAATCAAAGTTTTACTTTTGGTTCCAAAGGTTCTACTTCTGGGCGTTTAATGCCTGAATATTTTCTTAGAGAGCATTTCAAAAAAGCACCTTCTTCCCTTTTTTCTAAAGTTGGATATTCAGGTTCTCATACAAAAACCATTGCATTGGTTCAAAGTGGAGCTTATAAAATTGGTGCAGTTAATTTTAAAGTATGGTTAAGAGAATTAGAACTTGGTAATATAGATTTATCAAAAGTGGATGTTATTTGGGAAACACCTACTTATGCTGATTATCAATTTACGGCAAGAGGGGATTTGGATAAAACGTATGGAAAAGGTTTTACAAAAAAATTAGCAGCTGTGCTTATTAATATAAAAGACAAAAACATTCTTAACGCTTTTCCAAGAAAATCCTTTATAAAAGCACAAAATAGCGATTTTGATGCTATTTTAGAAGTAGGAAAAAAAATAGGACTTATTGATTAA